Below is a window of Effusibacillus lacus DNA.
TCCGTCTGCCGAGAGCTCAATCGAAGAACCCTGAACAAACGCTCCAGCTGCCATTATTACGGGATCCTCATACCCGGGCATGTCCCATGGCTCCGGTTTAACATGAGAATCAACCGGTGCAGCTGCCTGAATCGCTTGGCAAAAGGCAATCAGCCGTTCTTTACTTCCCCATTTAACCGCTTGGATAATATCCGTTCGGTATGCATCCCATCGTGGGGATGTTTCAAGGCCGGCATGTTCAAATGCGGCGGCGGCAAAAACCGCTCCCTTTAGCGCTTCCCCCACTACATGGGGTGCCAGGAAGAATCCCTGCAACAGGTTCCGGTTCATTCCCAGCATGGCTCCCTGCTCACCACCTATGCCTGGTGCGATTAAACGGCAAGCTGCTTTGTGAATGAGGTCCTCCCTTCCAACCAAGTATCCTCCCGTGTGGGCAAGGCCTCCACCCGGATTTTTGATAAGAGATCCTGCCACCAGGTCTGCTCCCGCTTCCACTGGTTCAATCTGTTCTGTAAACTCTCCGTAACAATTGTCAACCAAGACTATAACGTCAGACTTAATCTCTTTGACAAACCGAATCATTTCCCGAATTTCCGCTATCGAGAAAGAAGGACGCCAGGCATACCCGGATGACCTTTGAATTCCGATCATCTTCGTCTCAGACGTGATGCGGCGGCTCACTTCTTCGTAATCGATCCTGTTATCCCGCAAGGGGACAAAGTCAAAAGAAATCCCAAATTCCCGAAGCGAACCTTCTCCTTTTTCCCCGCGAACCCCAATAACCTCTTCCAATGTGTCGTATGGGGAACCGGTAATATAGAGCAGTTGATCCCCCGGGCGAAGCACCCCGAACAATGCCAATGCCAGCGCATGAGTGCCTGAGGCAATATGAGGTCGGACAAGCGACGCTTCCGCACAGAACACCTCTGCATATATCTGCTCAATGATCTCACGGCCACGGTCGTTATAGCCGTAACCTGTGGATGATGCAAAGTGAAAATCGCTCACCTGTGCTTTTTGGAAGGCGGACAACACTTTGGCCTGATTGAACAATACAGTCTGTTCAATTTGCATTATTATTGGATTGATTTGTTTCTTGATCCGGGACACCCAAGATGCAGTTTCCGAATCTGTAAAAATTTGTTCGAACACCAAGCTACTCTCCTTCATTTCAGTTGACCTTGAACGGGGCGATCCGTTCACGATATTCCGGTATGACATCCAGATCCAACCGAATTCCGTTCTCTTCAAATTCCTGCGAATACACTTTGCACTTTGCATGCAATTTTGAAAGAAACGGTCCTTCGCTGTAAGGAAGAAACACTTGCATCCGTACTGCTGAACGGTTCAACCTGGATGCAACCCAAGCTGCCAGTTCGGCGATACCTTTCCCGGACTTGGAGGACAACCGAAACGTATGTTCAGAACACGGGTCGTCGGGAAGCCATTCTTCCTTTACAAGATCCATCTTGTTCAACACAGTAATTATGCTTTTCCTTGAAGCATCCAAATCTTCCAGTACTTGATAGACAGTTTCCATCTGAATCTCATATTCCGGATGGCTGGCATCCACCACATGCAGCAGCAAATCCGCCTCCGCCGTTTCTTCCAGGGTGGCGCGAAAGGCGTCCACCAGTTGATGAGGCAACCTTTGGATGAACCCTACTGTGTCCGTTACAATGATAGATTTGCCACCAGGCAATTCTATTCTTCTGGTGGTGGGGTCCAATGTGTCAAACAGGCGGTTCCTGCCAGAATCCGCCACATGGGAACCGGTGCCAAACCTCTCAATCATTGTGTGCAGCAGTGTGCTTTTTCCCGCATTCGTGTAACCAACCAGTGCAAGAACGGGAATCTCCCGTTTCTTGCGCTGCTGGCGTTGAGTTTGGCGATGCTGTCTTACCTCCCGCAGCTCTGCCCGTAAATCTGCAATTCGTTGACGAATTCGGCGACGATCGACTTCAAGTTTCGTTTCTCCCGGCCCCCTGGTGCCAATCCCTCCGCCAAGCCTGGACATGGCTATGCCTCTGCCTGTCA
It encodes the following:
- a CDS encoding methionine gamma-lyase family protein; the encoded protein is MQIEQTVLFNQAKVLSAFQKAQVSDFHFASSTGYGYNDRGREIIEQIYAEVFCAEASLVRPHIASGTHALALALFGVLRPGDQLLYITGSPYDTLEEVIGVRGEKGEGSLREFGISFDFVPLRDNRIDYEEVSRRITSETKMIGIQRSSGYAWRPSFSIAEIREMIRFVKEIKSDVIVLVDNCYGEFTEQIEPVEAGADLVAGSLIKNPGGGLAHTGGYLVGREDLIHKAACRLIAPGIGGEQGAMLGMNRNLLQGFFLAPHVVGEALKGAVFAAAAFEHAGLETSPRWDAYRTDIIQAVKWGSKERLIAFCQAIQAAAPVDSHVKPEPWDMPGYEDPVIMAAGAFVQGSSIELSADGPIREPYIGYMQGGLTFEHVQLAVMSVLRTMKQRNLL
- the hflX gene encoding GTPase HflX; this encodes MYETTAKRERAVLVGLQTGRQPDFLWKLAFEELKGLVETAGAEVISDVVQARKYPEPSTYIGKGKLQELAAVVKELEANLAVFDSELSPAQVRNLEQALDCKVLDRTQIILDIFAGRARTKEGKLQVELAQLVYSLPRLTGRGIAMSRLGGGIGTRGPGETKLEVDRRRIRQRIADLRAELREVRQHRQTQRQQRKKREIPVLALVGYTNAGKSTLLHTMIERFGTGSHVADSGRNRLFDTLDPTTRRIELPGGKSIIVTDTVGFIQRLPHQLVDAFRATLEETAEADLLLHVVDASHPEYEIQMETVYQVLEDLDASRKSIITVLNKMDLVKEEWLPDDPCSEHTFRLSSKSGKGIAELAAWVASRLNRSAVRMQVFLPYSEGPFLSKLHAKCKVYSQEFEENGIRLDLDVIPEYRERIAPFKVN